A genomic segment from Triticum dicoccoides isolate Atlit2015 ecotype Zavitan chromosome 1A, WEW_v2.0, whole genome shotgun sequence encodes:
- the LOC119286914 gene encoding uncharacterized protein LOC119286914 translates to MPPMRAPPSAHRRPPILHRLPHRRISSSPLLLSLADASNPRNFPPRGRNPSSCLWGLGWRCGTGFAPQDSPATSPTGSRIGERDGAPCCSRRSGPAQRQRTSVRLRFLDLQGRGRRICSRLTNLGIQLPTATADVDSQAGEDDNDAKDDEAPSSSTTTTMHCTKAPASCLPFPLLGR, encoded by the exons ATGCCGCCTATGCGCGCCCCTCCCTCAGCCCACCGGCGACCTCCCATCCTCCACCGTCTACCCCACCGTCGGATCTCCTCCTCCCCTCTCCTTCTCTCCCTCGCGGACGCATCAAACCCACGAAATTTCCCTCCTCGCGGCCGGAACCCTAGCTCGTGCCTGTGGGGACTGGGCTGGAGGTGCGGCACGGGGTTCGCACCGCAGGATTCGCCAGCGACGAGTCCAACAGGTAGTCGAATCGGGGAACGGGATGGCGCACCCTGCTGCAGCCGCCGGTCGGGACCAGCGCAGCGGCAACGAACGTCGGTGCGCCTCCGTTTCCTCGACCTCCAAGGACGCGGCCGCCGGATTTGTTCTCGCCTGACCAACCTCGGTATCCAGCTCCCTACAGCCACCGCCGACGTTGACTCCCAAG CAGGCGAGGATGACAATGACGCCAAAGATGACGAGGCCCCGAGCTCAAGCACGACCACTACGATGCACTGCACAAAGGCCCCTGCTTCCTGCCTGCCCTTCCCTTTGCTTGG AAGATAG